The sequence TGTATCTGCTTAAGTGCATAAATGAAGCTTCAATAAAGTGTTTGAAAGACGACTATATAAAATATTCCTCTCTTTGTTCACCTTAAGTGGTCTGGTTTGAGTGAATAAAACAGTTACAAGCTgattgtaattctttaccatcaggaagtccacaaaatgcagttcaaagtcttcagctgatccaaaatgctgcagcaagagttctgatgaaaatcaacaagaaggatcatatttctcttattttagcttcccttcattggcttcctgttaaatcaagaacagaaattaaaattcttcttctaacgtataaagcccttaataatcaagctccatcatatatcagagctctgattaccccgtatgttcctaacagaagactaatcttaaaactttcctttttgacaaagcttataattagagtggctcatgttaccctgagctatctctatagttatgctgctataggcttaggctgctggaggacatcagggcctattttcctcactctactgatttctactgttctctagttttgcataacattgcattgaaatgactgttgtcatttcagcttttaactttttgctctctcttcatagtaggtacacctggtctgatgttctgttaacGTTCTGTGtgatagaaaaaatattaataacagaaagctttttttcctatcGGTCATAggatgtttcttcttttttattattatttaaaacataattattgAATTGATGGTTACAATTAGTTAGGCAATTTTTGCACCATATTAGTGGAAATTAAAGCCAGACCACTTTCTGTCATTATAACgcttaattaaaataatactaCATTTGTGTGGCTTCAcgaccttttattttttgtaatattttccaaagtgaaatattttattgactTTTCATAAACTTGGCTGcaagttttataaacatgggAATGATAAAGCACATCGATGTTTGAAAACTATAGCTGAAGACATTATTACTTTGATTAAGCATTTTCCTTACCAAAGCATGcagatattttatttgcattaacAAAAGAAGTTTCAGCACCAAACAGCTGGCTAATAAAGCTGAAAACAAGCTGTTGCAGctataaaaaacagaatgacTAATGGATCACACATTCAATAGAAATGAATGGGCACAGTGACTTAAAATAATTATCTACAAAGAGCTGGGAATTAGCAATACATTGGCCTGGTGTCAGTGGAGTATTTCTGAGAAagatttaatgttttgtaatactcattaaaaagaataaaacccaCAGGAGTAAAATTTGATATGTGGAAAGCCATAGTGGTGAAAAAAAGTCACAATATAAATATGTGTTTATTAAGATTTCATCAGATCTTAAATATTATACAAACATTTACACCAACAGTTtcaatgtgttgttgtttttttttctgacatagCATGAATAGTCAGATGTATTAATGGTCCTCAGTTCTTATCAGCAGGAATCACGTGAAAAAGCTCCTCTCCGGGACTCCTGgatgtttaaaaacagacagcAGAATTCATTTTTTAAGctacaataagaaaaaaaaaacttaaagttCAGGGGAAACTGTTTCATCCATAAGAAAAGGCATCCATTTAAGTGGCTTACTTCAGAAATCTGGAATAATTTAGTGTCCTCCTCCTTAAAAATGGAGGCAATCTTTCTGTCTGTGTGGTTAGGGACGTTGTTGGCTCCATCAGGATGATATCGGCTCATAGATGCTGCTGGGGTCAGCAGGAGAAGAGGAGACAGCAGAGCTGCTGTGAGGGGATTCAGCGCCCTGGGGGACCACGCTGTCTCCAGCGGGGGCCACCGCTCGGTCTGTGCTGATGCGTTCAACGATGCTGGACAAGCAATCCAGGCTGGAAATGAGCGACGTTTTGCTGCTGCCGCAACCTGCAAATGAAAGATAAAAGAACGAAAGAACAGGTCATTAAAATAACGCAAGAAACTGGTCATTAAATTAAAGTAACATAAGCACAAGTCTCTCAttctaagtgttttttttttaaataatgaaacaatTACAACATACACACATGTACCTGTTGCTATTCTTATTAATTGAGCTTTAAAATAGTATGaaatcacaacaaatgtcatcttcGAGGTCCTTTTCAAGGCCAACAGCTCCAGTGCATATTTAGCTGCATTAAAATCCATTGCGATCCCAATCAGTCTAATGATAAATAGCCTGTATACCGTAAAAATGGATCCTATTATGCTGCAATAGAGTTGAGTTACAATGATACTAAAATGGCAATTAGTGTAAGGTTATTGTTCCATAAAATCACCTCAAGGTGTTTGACTTTGCAGTAATAGCATTaataataaatttaattaaatagcACTTTACAAAAGACAGAATAAAACAACGGTTAAAATGCAATGAAATTACAGAGATTTTGAATGTGTACAAAAGAATCCCTTAATACGGCACACTAACCAAGCATGGGGTGACAGTGGTAAgaaaccatttatttaaatgtgcttttaagcAAATCGCAAATGTatgatttttattcaattattccgtttttttatgtttgtccaATATTGTTTAAACTTTGTTGCAATTAAACTTTAGCCATGAGCTGGAAATACAGGAAGCAGCAAATACTGGTAAATAAAACATCTGGTCAAATTTGTTATACTCTAACTGTCATGTCCCATTTATCTCAGTTATTAAAACTTGTCTGTGTTCTAGTTACAAGGTGGAAAACCAGAGCTTTGCCCTCTCATATGAATCTCCAGTACTAAtatgaaaaggcaaaaacataaaagtcaTCCCTCTATCCATTTCAGGTCTTCTTTTATTTGAGATTGGGTTTTTGGGATATCTGGACCCAGACTCAGACCCAGAAACCCATTCCTCTCTCTGGTGACGCTCTCCAGTTTATTCTGGGGAATCCCAAACCCTCAGCAGGGCAGAAGGTATACATAATACCTACACCAAATTCTGGGTCTGCCCCAGGGCCTCCTCCTAGTGGAACATGaccagaaaacctccaaaagGACATCCCTCCAGCATGCTGATCAAATGTTTGGACCACCGGATCTGAGTCCTTTCaatgcagagaagcaggagcTCTGCTTGGAGTTTGCAGACAGTACATCGAaagctcagctctttctttacCACCAGGACCAGGTCCCACTCCATCAACCCATCCCCTACTCCAACCTGCCATCTCTCATAAACAAGACACTAAAATACTCCAACTTCTCTGTTTGCAGAGACTAAACTCCCAACACTTCTGCAAGAAACCCACCAGTAGAAAACAATGTCCGCAGGCTTAAAGGAACAGTCACTAATCTCCACCACTTCACATTTAGATTTGAACAACTCCATATTTTGAAGACAACAATAGAACaatatcatctgcaaaaagcagAAACACAAGACCCAGAATTTCCCAAATAGGAAAACCTCCACAATTAATGTCTAGAAATCTTGTCTGTGGGCATTATCACAAGGACCGGGAACAAGAAGATGGATCTGAACCCGCACTGTCAGCAGGCTTGACTTTGGCCAGGGAATAGGGAATCACATCTTCCTTTTGTTTATACATGGACCGGATAGTCCTTTAGAGCATCATCTACAAAACACGTAGACAGAGCAACCAAACCTCCCTAtgaccccctccctcccccccttaGCTGTTCTGAGGGTAAAGATAGCTGCtccaaaaagcaaaagaaacgATCAGGTaggaagaaaaaatatgtaGAGACAAAATTTACAAACCAACATGTGCAGATTTCCTAAAAGTTAAAATAGAGCCTGGATTGAAGAAAAAGATCCGTAACACTTAAACTGAAAGTCAACAAAATGAGGTCTGTCTCTAATTATGATTGAGTATAtctttgattgtttttaatatgttctactgatataaaataaatgtggaatttggtgtgtatatatttggatatgattttctttttttgtattttgaagcATTTTTGTTGTCAGTTGACAATATGAACAATAAACCGAAATAAAGCAAACAGAATTTAATTAAAGGAAATCCAATCACAGGTTTACTGTAAGAATTTATCATATTTATCAATACAGAAACTGTTGGACGAGACGAGAGCCATCTCAGAGGACGGGTTCATCATCATTAAAGTCAAGAAAAACCACATCCAGAATAACATGGATTAAAGAAGACACTcatataaatagaaaaaaacatttatcagataaatgtttatttatctgaccataattttttttttaaaagcaacaacCACTCACCATCTGCTGTTTGTTTGCCATATGAAGAGTTGCCGTTTTCACTACTGGCAGAACACGGAGAGATGAAATCCAtctgcaaaaaaatgtgttcaaatgagtaaaatagtaaattaaattacaaaaaaatttattaaatatataatcactttgtaaaaaaaggaaaaaaattaacccCAAGTTCTAATCTTTAAACTGTTGTGTACTGACTCTAATTCACACTTAAATGACCTAAAAATAGCCAAAATAATCACAATAGcacacttttcatttttttatgaaaaattttctttttaaaatgaaaattttgactttaatttttttagatataaacAAAATCTTAGCTCAACATTTGAACTACATCTAAAACAAGCCtgtgtacagaaaaaaaaagtgcaataaataaaacattttatttcgcACATACTGGCTTTGGGTTCCATTCTAACGAGACCATTCATCAAAACTAATCGCCGGAGCCCAAAATAAATCTCCAGTTACATTCCTCACATTTCATGAGGCAGCACATGGACCGTTCAGCTGTTCTCAGCCTCACCGTGCTGTCGGAGCAGTTGGAGTGGGGGCTGGAGGAGTCCGACTCCCCGCCGTAGTGCTCCAGCTGCGGGTAGAAGCCGTCGTTCTGGCCGGCCCGCAGCAGCGCCTGCAGAGACTCGATGTAACTGATCGCGTTTCGCAGGATCTCCACTTTGGGCAGCCGCTGGTTTGGGTTGGAGGCCGTGCAGCGCTTCAGCGTCTCGAAGGCATCGTTCACCTTGCTGAGCCGCCGTCTCTCTCGCAGCGTCGCTGCTTTCCTCCTGTCTGCGTGCGTCGTCTTCCGCTTGCAGGCCTTGCAGGCCCACAGGAGGCAGTGGCCCCCCTGGTGGAGGCCCCCAGGGGCCCTCACATGctggtcctcctcctctgctgttGGCACGTGGTGATGAAGATGGTCCTCTGACTTCAGCAGCCCGCCGTGTGTCAGCCGGGCGTCCAAATCATCAAAAAAGTTCAGATCGCTGGTGTTGAAGCTGGGGTCGTAGAGGTCATCCGCTGACGACAGAGAGAACGGAAAGTCTGACAAATCCATCGGCCTCTGCTGACGACCGCGGCACGGAGAAAAACAGGAAGTTGTTTGCAAACTCTTCTGAAATCCTCCCAAAACTCCTCTCTGTTTAGTTTTACAAATATTGAGAGCAGAGGGTCAGTCTTATCTGACAGGCAGGGAGTTTAAAGGGCCGGTTTGTGTAACTTCACTCCTTTGGCGTGGTCTGCCTTTATATAGCGCACAGCGTGGAGGCGGACCAGCGACAGGAGTGACCAATGGTCCgtggcagtgtgtgtgtgtgtgtgtgtaggtgtgtaCTGTGTGACTTTGGGTGATCAGcgcagggaaacaggaagcaaTGAAAACGACAGTCAGGTTCAACGTCACAAATCATCCAGACGGTTGCTGCTCCGCGTCACGCCGAGGTGCAACAGGTGGTCATTGGAAGACCCGCCGGGAATCAAAGGACTCAACGCTGATGTTAGACGCCTTTTCAGAAGCAATAACCTGGAGCAGAGATTAACTAACAAATTAATTATATGTGTCAGAGTCTGAAAGCTCAAGCCTCTGATCC comes from Fundulus heteroclitus isolate FHET01 chromosome 4, MU-UCD_Fhet_4.1, whole genome shotgun sequence and encodes:
- the LOC105915428 gene encoding myoblast determination protein 1 homolog, translated to MDLSDFPFSLSSADDLYDPSFNTSDLNFFDDLDARLTHGGLLKSEDHLHHHVPTAEEEDQHVRAPGGLHQGGHCLLWACKACKRKTTHADRRKAATLRERRRLSKVNDAFETLKRCTASNPNQRLPKVEILRNAISYIESLQALLRAGQNDGFYPQLEHYGGESDSSSPHSNCSDSTMDFISPCSASSENGNSSYGKQTADGCGSSKTSLISSLDCLSSIVERISTDRAVAPAGDSVVPQGAESPHSSSAVSSSPADPSSIYEPISS